One genomic window of Pecten maximus chromosome 3, xPecMax1.1, whole genome shotgun sequence includes the following:
- the LOC117322825 gene encoding uncharacterized protein LOC117322825, giving the protein MEFPDEMAKLAADKKRAEYQDKCRKFFFPEIYAVEEFSRLVKMKLLEKRNGEKAKRAKLLNEIENSKKDKDREQKKGNVKEEEKYDEKEDEKEMINIEDVILVTPDTHKAGKRKSFLSCFCF; this is encoded by the exons ATGGAATTTCCGGACGAAATGGCAAAAT TAGCTGCAGATAAGAAAAGAGCCGAATACCAAGACAAATGCAGGAAATTCTTTTTCCCAGAAATATATGCCGTGGAGGAGTTCAGCCGTCTTGTCAAAATGAAACTCCTTGAAAAAC GTAATGGCGAAAAGGCAAAGCGTGCAAAACTGTTGAATGAAATTGAGAACAGTAAGAAGGATAAAGACAGAGAGCAGAAGAAAGGCAATGTCAAGGAAGAGGAGAAATACGATGAAAAGGAAGATGAGAAAGAAATGATAAACATCGAAGATGTGATTCTCGTAACACCAGACACACACAAAGCAGGAAAACGGAAGTCTTTTCTCTCCTGCTTCTGTTTCTAG